Proteins from one Leptospira meyeri genomic window:
- a CDS encoding DUF1538 domain-containing protein, producing MARNEKEESIHIGFRESITLILPYFQKKIWDQIKAVIWIVLYLALFQLFVLRIPIKEAGLIALGISAVILGLAFFLEGLFLGLMPLGEALGLRLPQKLGILSIILFSILMGVGATLAEPAITILRACGSKVAPWDAPLLYFLLNEGSHYLYLSIAIGVGISVVFGMLRFLFGFSLMRILVPTIVLLLGVSIYAYFDENLKFISGLAWDSGAVTTGPVTVPLVVALGIGISKVAEKNEQSSAYGVVTLASLFPILSVFLVGMYFSGKLPKPMPEELFFNQGIKLEEAKLLLGDSYKIPSKKEVSLPKKINPPEFFKKAKENIFNAFELAIRAILPLSIFLLLFLGLILKEKISYPEEVFLGIGFSIIGLSIFNFGIIFGLNKLGDQVGGKLPSTFRSIELIDSTKFIPNFNPKSVLKAVNEDGKEEKFFYLKERKSYTGIPYHEENWNQKNKVYEYVPIHGPIFGKEDNLLGYLVVLVFAFFLGYSATLAEPALSALGNTVEETTVGTFRKSLLIQSVAVGVGLGTLLGMLKILLEIPLVWIVVPIYLLLLFLNTFSKPEFIDIAWDSAGVTTGPITVPLIIAMGLGIGNQIGTVDGFGILAAASAFPILSVLIMGMIVENSRKLSLRDSELKEK from the coding sequence ATGGCAAGGAACGAAAAAGAAGAATCCATTCACATTGGGTTTCGTGAATCCATCACTTTAATCTTACCCTACTTTCAGAAAAAAATTTGGGACCAAATCAAAGCCGTCATCTGGATTGTTCTCTATCTTGCTCTATTTCAATTATTTGTTTTGCGAATTCCCATCAAAGAAGCAGGACTAATTGCCCTAGGAATTTCTGCGGTAATTCTTGGTTTAGCCTTCTTTTTGGAAGGGCTGTTTTTGGGCCTAATGCCCTTAGGTGAGGCATTAGGACTTCGCCTTCCCCAGAAATTAGGAATTCTTAGCATCATCCTTTTTTCCATTTTGATGGGAGTTGGTGCCACTCTTGCTGAACCAGCCATCACCATTCTTCGCGCCTGTGGTAGTAAGGTGGCACCTTGGGATGCTCCCCTACTATATTTTTTATTAAATGAAGGCTCTCACTATCTTTATTTATCCATTGCCATCGGCGTTGGGATCTCAGTTGTTTTTGGGATGTTGCGATTTTTATTTGGATTTTCTTTAATGCGAATCCTTGTGCCAACCATCGTTTTGCTGTTAGGTGTAAGTATATATGCATACTTTGATGAAAATTTAAAATTTATTTCTGGTCTTGCTTGGGATTCGGGAGCGGTGACAACGGGACCTGTCACTGTCCCACTGGTTGTGGCTCTGGGAATCGGGATTTCGAAGGTTGCAGAAAAAAATGAACAAAGCAGTGCTTATGGAGTGGTGACCCTAGCTTCCCTTTTTCCTATCCTCTCTGTTTTTTTAGTAGGAATGTATTTTTCTGGAAAACTTCCCAAACCAATGCCAGAAGAATTATTTTTTAACCAAGGAATCAAATTGGAAGAAGCCAAACTTCTGCTTGGTGATTCATATAAAATTCCTTCAAAAAAAGAAGTATCTTTACCAAAAAAAATCAATCCACCTGAGTTTTTCAAAAAGGCAAAAGAAAATATTTTTAATGCTTTCGAATTGGCAATCAGAGCCATTTTACCTTTGTCGATTTTTTTACTTTTGTTTTTGGGATTAATTCTAAAAGAAAAAATATCCTACCCGGAAGAAGTGTTTTTGGGGATTGGATTCTCTATCATTGGTCTCAGCATTTTTAATTTTGGGATCATCTTCGGATTAAATAAACTGGGAGACCAAGTCGGCGGAAAACTTCCTTCCACCTTTCGTTCCATCGAACTGATCGATTCCACAAAATTCATTCCTAACTTTAACCCAAAATCTGTTTTGAAAGCAGTCAACGAAGACGGGAAGGAAGAAAAATTCTTTTATCTCAAAGAAAGAAAGTCCTATACAGGGATTCCCTACCATGAAGAAAACTGGAATCAAAAAAACAAAGTGTATGAATATGTTCCCATCCACGGACCTATTTTCGGAAAAGAAGACAATTTATTAGGTTACCTAGTCGTTCTTGTATTCGCTTTCTTTTTGGGTTATAGTGCAACACTCGCCGAACCGGCTTTATCTGCTTTAGGAAACACAGTTGAAGAAACAACTGTTGGTACATTTCGAAAATCACTATTAATCCAATCTGTGGCGGTCGGAGTAGGATTAGGGACTCTTCTTGGAATGTTAAAAATTCTATTAGAAATTCCTTTGGTTTGGATAGTTGTTCCAATTTATCTTTTACTTCTTTTTCTAAATACATTTAGCAAACCTGAATTTATTGATATAGCCTGGGATAGTGCCGGTGTGACCACAGGTCCCATCACCGTTCCGCTGATCATCGCCATGGGACTTGGGATTGGTAACCAAATCGGGACCGTCGATGGGTTTGGAATTTTAGCAGCCGCATCAGCTTTTCCCATCCTATCTGTTTTGATTATGGGTATGATTGTTGAGAATTCCCGCAAACTTTCGTTACGTGATTCAGAGTTAAAAGAGAAATAA
- a CDS encoding sulfurtransferase, translating into MIQNWTRSLTTFLLLSFAVSCTEKKEDNNTLLAGLLLFAANQVKVSSATDLVNESADDYNQNNWGLITPQTLARFVNNWSANKPSHISGNLIILQTDAADRVAGGAASPYIAENPSQGVYVYLLDDYKTVDLPNGGFRFNQTRDTGLFSNSVRYQANGQFVDDWLKTFGINLSKDLVVFTVGTGNGITAGAYPAKAVGAGAVQDVTRAIYWLRYWGADIKNLAILNGNLNKKATGAGIPLSANRSGINLERNAGFSVKQLRVDNTVLTLGLEDIYEIARTGGTANLPGLTAKQQIIDARPQTQYNGTADGLNVARNALLTNPGNQVYITTSFQSSGAPSASAGNQTFVPFEGNIKSSKTFPWADLLKDNADGYEFLDKAAIKTLFDTTRAVYTPGTTIISQCRTNFEAQVNGFASLNILGYPTVYYDGSLVEWTALVAGHGTNAINQVPADFKWRTDTSSVSTFLWYNEPTHVVRPTVNLTATTTKKFIQEDKAYKY; encoded by the coding sequence ATGATTCAAAATTGGACCCGATCACTCACAACTTTCCTCCTACTTTCCTTTGCGGTATCTTGTACAGAAAAGAAAGAAGACAACAATACATTGCTGGCTGGTTTATTGCTATTTGCGGCAAACCAAGTCAAAGTCAGTTCCGCTACCGATTTGGTGAACGAATCAGCTGATGATTACAACCAAAACAATTGGGGACTCATCACTCCGCAAACTTTGGCCCGATTTGTAAACAATTGGTCTGCAAACAAACCAAGCCATATAAGTGGGAACCTGATCATCTTACAAACAGATGCGGCAGATCGAGTTGCAGGTGGAGCTGCTTCCCCGTATATCGCTGAAAATCCAAGCCAGGGAGTCTATGTATACCTTTTAGATGATTATAAAACTGTTGATCTGCCAAATGGAGGATTCCGTTTCAATCAAACAAGAGACACAGGCCTATTCTCCAATTCAGTTCGTTACCAGGCAAATGGTCAGTTTGTAGATGATTGGCTAAAAACTTTTGGAATCAATCTCTCAAAAGATTTAGTTGTTTTTACAGTTGGTACAGGAAATGGAATCACGGCAGGAGCCTATCCAGCAAAAGCGGTGGGTGCAGGTGCCGTACAAGATGTCACAAGGGCCATATATTGGTTGCGCTATTGGGGAGCAGATATCAAAAACTTGGCGATTCTCAATGGAAACTTGAACAAAAAAGCAACAGGTGCAGGAATTCCTCTCTCTGCAAATCGGTCTGGAATCAACTTAGAAAGGAACGCCGGATTTTCAGTGAAACAACTACGAGTTGATAACACCGTGCTTACCCTTGGATTGGAAGACATTTATGAGATTGCAAGAACTGGAGGGACTGCAAATCTTCCCGGACTTACCGCCAAACAGCAGATCATCGATGCAAGACCTCAAACTCAGTATAATGGAACTGCTGATGGTTTAAACGTGGCACGAAATGCACTTCTAACAAACCCAGGAAACCAAGTCTATATCACAACTTCCTTTCAATCTTCCGGTGCACCCTCAGCCAGCGCAGGAAACCAAACATTTGTTCCTTTTGAAGGAAATATCAAATCTTCAAAAACGTTTCCTTGGGCGGATCTTCTCAAAGACAATGCAGATGGATATGAATTCTTAGACAAAGCAGCCATCAAAACATTGTTTGATACAACACGAGCTGTTTACACACCAGGTACTACTATTATCAGCCAATGCCGTACAAACTTTGAAGCACAGGTTAATGGATTTGCTTCTCTAAATATCCTTGGATACCCAACAGTCTATTATGATGGATCTCTTGTGGAATGGACAGCACTAGTAGCTGGACATGGTACAAATGCCATCAATCAAGTACCTGCGGACTTCAAATGGAGAACAGATACTTCCAGCGTCTCTACCTTCCTTTGGTACAATGAACCAACCCATGTGGTTCGCCCAACAGTCAATCTCACCGCAACCACCACTAAAAAATTCATCCAAGAAGATAAGGCTTATAAGTACTAA
- the acpP gene encoding acyl carrier protein: MADFEKIKSIIVEQLGVDESEVTPEAHFINDLGADSLDTVELVMALEEEFGVEISDEDAEKIQTVGDVIKFIDKLKG; encoded by the coding sequence ATGGCAGATTTCGAAAAAATTAAGTCAATCATCGTAGAACAACTTGGTGTTGATGAGTCAGAAGTTACACCTGAAGCTCACTTCATCAATGATCTTGGTGCTGACTCTCTTGATACAGTTGAGCTAGTAATGGCTCTTGAAGAAGAGTTTGGTGTGGAAATTTCTGACGAAGACGCAGAAAAAATCCAAACCGTAGGCGATGTAATTAAATTCATCGATAAACTTAAGGGGTAA
- the rnc gene encoding ribonuclease III, translated as MSDSIRIKLPPERISSLKELQVLTKTQFKDISLLHLAFVHRSFANEDSDRYLSDNERLEFLGDSVLGILAAEFLYRSLPKGKEGKLAKLKSKMVSAPAIAKLARVYRFPEYLLLGKGERDKGEANANLQADCFEAFLGALYLDQGLESCRKFLTPHFQMMEKAVDDAEETKDYKTILQEFCQKKWKKLPEYSVMKEEGPDHDKEFLVSVVLEKNFQATGEGKNKRRAEQMAAKAALRFLKIL; from the coding sequence TTGTCCGACTCGATTCGTATCAAACTCCCACCTGAAAGAATTTCCTCCCTTAAAGAACTCCAAGTTTTAACGAAAACCCAATTTAAGGATATTTCTCTTCTCCACCTAGCATTTGTTCACAGGTCATTCGCAAACGAAGACTCAGATCGTTATTTATCTGATAATGAACGTTTGGAGTTCCTTGGTGACTCGGTTCTTGGAATCTTAGCTGCTGAATTTTTATATAGATCCTTACCCAAGGGAAAAGAAGGGAAACTTGCAAAATTAAAAAGCAAAATGGTTTCAGCCCCCGCTATAGCGAAATTAGCGCGTGTGTATCGATTCCCTGAGTATTTACTCCTCGGCAAAGGCGAGAGGGACAAAGGGGAAGCTAATGCCAACCTACAAGCAGATTGTTTTGAAGCCTTCCTTGGTGCTTTGTATTTGGACCAAGGTTTAGAAAGTTGCCGGAAGTTTCTCACTCCTCATTTCCAAATGATGGAAAAGGCAGTGGATGATGCCGAAGAAACAAAAGATTATAAAACCATTTTGCAGGAATTTTGCCAAAAGAAATGGAAAAAATTACCTGAATATTCTGTTATGAAAGAAGAGGGTCCTGATCACGATAAAGAATTCCTTGTTTCTGTTGTCCTGGAAAAAAATTTCCAAGCAACAGGGGAAGGAAAAAACAAACGTCGGGCAGAACAGATGGCAGCAAAAGCGGCCTTACGTTTTTTAAAAATACTATGA
- a CDS encoding NUDIX domain-containing protein produces the protein MIDFLLKSKSMRVRVADLIQDPKGKILLVQQQKKQSGYWLLPGGGIEFGESGEEALKRELNEELSLEVSKIDFLFLNESIDPNKKRHLIQIVFLTKVKDLLPVLNPKEKAISGFGYFTTKEILSMDIRPDIKHYFRAKTTNKPRYISSPWVNEP, from the coding sequence ATGATCGATTTTTTATTAAAATCCAAATCGATGAGAGTCCGTGTCGCCGATCTCATCCAAGATCCCAAGGGTAAAATTTTGCTTGTACAACAGCAAAAAAAACAGTCTGGGTATTGGTTACTTCCCGGTGGTGGGATTGAATTTGGTGAGTCGGGAGAGGAAGCACTCAAACGAGAACTGAATGAAGAATTGTCTCTGGAAGTGAGTAAAATTGATTTTTTATTTTTAAATGAATCAATCGATCCAAATAAAAAACGCCACCTCATTCAGATTGTTTTTTTAACCAAGGTCAAAGATCTATTACCGGTATTGAATCCAAAAGAAAAGGCAATTTCTGGATTCGGTTATTTTACTACCAAAGAAATTTTGTCTATGGACATTCGGCCCGATATAAAACATTACTTCCGCGCAAAAACAACAAATAAACCTAGATATATTTCCAGCCCATGGGTGAATGAACCATGA